The following is a genomic window from Bombina bombina isolate aBomBom1 chromosome 3, aBomBom1.pri, whole genome shotgun sequence.
CAACATGAATCCAAGTGGATGCAAAGGTTAAACACTTTAGCACTCAACGGACTAAATGAAAAAATTAGATActcttgtttttttgtaatatcttGTCTATGTTATAAGAATGGCCTTAACAATATAAGAGTTTAAACAATGAGAGATATTAATATGCCTACAATTTCATTTAAATCTAATTGCCTGTAAAGATGTAAAAAGGAATGGATTTATGTATTCACTGTCAATATGTAACAATTCTGTTGTATCTATTTTTAACATGCCATTGGATACATTTGTATAATAGGTACTTGTCACTCAATATATgtaaatagaaaatgtattaatatgttATGAACAGACCAAAAGCAGCAGTATAGCCCTTTAACAAATAAGGGGCGTATAACGAAACGTTACCGCAACAGGTATTTAAGGTGCATTAGCAAATGTAATTACACACATCTGACAAAGCCTCTATTCCAGCCTTTGagggggaggggagaaacgcgtaaTAGTAGAAGTTTAATTTCAGTAAGTTATGATTGCTGCCCAGCAGTTCTTCACACAGATTTTGTGAGCTCCCTACCCACAAACGAGGCAAGTGAAGTCCCACACCAGCTACTACGTAAGTCTGTGAGTGAAAGGAGGCCCTATCCGGCACCGGAACCTGTAATCACGAGTGAGTTAGTTGTGCGGCTTGGAGTCTTGCATTGTGGATTCACAAGTGAAGCACCGCAGTAACCATCATACATGAGCCGTGAGTAAAGCAGAGGCCCATCGGGCACTGGATCAGAAAAGTCACGGTGAAAGGTAAGCGGAGCTGCTCCCAAGTCTTGCAGTGTGGTTGTAGGAAGCGAAGAGGAAGGAGATTTCTCATCACCCACTAACAGGGAATATGGACATTTGTTCTTGTATCTGTCATATAGCTGAGCTGGCCCATTAGATACACAAGCTGCTTGCTGATAGTCACCAGAGCGTGTTTTACATTTTATTGCCCGGACTGTGATCTCACTGGCTGTTGCTATATCCGGGACATGCTAGCATGTGGGGTTAATTGAATGTGCATTTCCGTGTGTTTGATCTGTCTGGGAAGGTAATTCGGTACCGTGGATTTTAGGTTGGTTGTTCTCATTAAATTCAAATACTATACAGATATGTTCGATGTTAACAACAAAAtgtagaatagagcacaatactcccctcttaggtgaccgcagccttctaacagtctctcccaacaggactgtgagtagaatatggaatatgtatatagaggcgctggtcttgaatccttctgtgtgttgtagtgcacactgaagaaagaaacttgacttgtgattcgcaggagttaacaacaaaataatgtgcagtatacttactccgaaaatttcagagttcagcttcttcataaggatctatatcctgattttcccatattgtgctttagtatctgcagacaatggaaattacactgcaaGTGATTGTATCtccacttccaattgtttttactgctcttgaaaaagacgatttagtcGTTAAAACGAGTAGAGCCAAAAGAAGagcttttttaaaatgttttaataaatatttgtttgttacaacaagtattttctgctgccttttttggaagtatttcaaagttaccaaccacttttgaagagccggattccgaattattcGGAGTGAGTATAATGCACTTTATATCATTTTAAGAGATAAaatcacctgcagtgtaatttccattgtctgcagatactaaagcacaatatgggaaaatcaggatatagatccttatgaagaagctgaactctgaaattttcggagtaagtatactgcacattattttgttgttaactcctgcgaatcacaagtcaagtttctttcttcagcgtgcactacaacacacagaaggattcaagaccagcgcctctatatacataTTCCATTGTTCTCATTAAAGCAATATTTTTATATTCAGTGCTGCCGTGTCCTACTTTAATAAGTGTTTATATTTGTACAACACTTATTCTTCCTgcttcatatgtatatattattctttattgggGCTGTAGCACATATATTaattgctaaattcatacattttgaCTGCGTATACCCTTCATATAGAAATTCAGTTATAAAAGTTATTacacatcagccaatcactgtgcagcatgtatgaATGTTAGGGTTCTACATTTCACAGCCTCTTTGGGGGATTGTAAATACTGTAATTTTTTAGTTTAATTACAATAAAAGCAGGCAAAATCAAAAATATACTGTGATTATTTATGATGTTTTCTTTATATAGGATTGATACCAATATGTGATATAGAAACAGTCTATTTTTGGTCATTTTCTGTTTGTAATATCATAGCATAGTGTGATAAACAGCAAGGCACTGACTGCACTTCTATAGGTTTCATAGGACTGTAAATACAGACTTGTTTCTGGTTTTCCCTATTTAAGGTATCTCTTTCCCCGGCAGCTGTTAATACGGCATTTTTGGACCTCGAAACAGCAGGAAGAATTTTTGGACATTTACCATGGCATGAGGACAGAGGTCTATGCAGACATATTAGACAACTTGTCAAAAGCAGTTCCCAGAGTACCTGAACAGTTGCTTAGGGAAAAGATGTTCCAGCTGTGTACACAGGTGCTGAATCTTATCCAgctagtttgttctgctgctgCTTTCTGTGTGATTATagcaaatacaatacatataatccATCAAATGATTTGCTCTGCTCTACTCATACTTGGagtgcatttttttttactgttggtcATCTGAGGAGTGTATCCAAAATCTCCCAGTAGGATCTGGAGCACAGAACACAGTATTTATCTGGTAGAAATgtgacatatatttattttaaaagtctaATTTGTTagtgcatataattttaagacgaTCAAACTACCCTACTGTGTGTTTTATCaccgcaaagggtttaaacacatagaagtGCCATTTGGACCTGTGGAGCACTGCTGGTCTTAAGCAGAAACTGCCTCTGATTCAATCATCAGCGCCAGTTGCACATCTTAGTCATGCGACTGGTGCTGCTCATTTGATCAGTGCTGGTTTCCACTCTGGACCACCAGTGCTCCACAATAATTTGTTTTGCAAAGGACATGCACACAatcttttaaatgcatttaaaactgtCCATTTGTCAGCagaaattgcattgttttgcagtccagggacatagtCTTTGCCATTGTTTATCTTATGTGCTTTGCTGTTGCCATTTAGGGTCAGATATTAGTGAGCTCCTATGGTCCTTGGTCAACCAATTACTGTGTAGAATATTCAGAATCCTGCAAGGTGCAATTAGAGTTAAACTGTGGGTAAAATAATGAATATAATAGTTTATAAAGGGAGTTTTACTATACATAAGTgttctatgggggggggggtgtacattttgagtttaatgtccatttaattattAGTAATTgaaaaaggataaaaaatccaaagcgCCTATAAGGCCGGGTCTAAAGCTAGTTAAAACAGATTAacaactatatataaaaataacactttaatatttcaagcatggatccatgttacaattgataaacataaattaaaatagATTAAAAAGAATTGAATTAAAACCAAAGGTTGCGCCTTATCAGACCGATCCCCCTATTATGGGATCTTAATCTTCTATCACCTTGCTACAGGTGGGGGTCGCCTTGTTAGGGGCTGGTAGAATACCTTGTATGTTCCTCGGTAACGACCACCCAGAGACTACTTTGAGAATATGATGTGCAGTGGTgatgcagcaaaaaaaaattttttcttttttctcaaccTTGCTAAAGGTAGTATTGGATATAATGAACCTAGGTGGCCGTAATGTGAAAAGAAATTTGCAAGTGTGTCCTACATATACATTAGTGTTACCTAATAATCAAAATTAGTGACACTTGTAAGTGGTGTGACATTCAGTGAATCACGTTTGAAAATGTACAATCAATACAAATCAATCAAATCaatcaaaaataaatgaaaataggttaatagcaaaaacaaaaacaaaatacaaaaacaaaaacaatagcaaacaaaaacagtccttggaaaaaatataataatgttcAATCCAACCAATCCTAACGtgaaaaaaagagtgaagaaacagtggccactgtaataaaaaaggttgctgtgttcctgataaatttctgttaacTCCTGTGAAATAGTAGCCGCCTGAAATAATACCAGGTGATGGTGCTGTAAAAGTAAATTTTCATCAAGGGCCCGACCGACCCGAAAAACCTAAAAgtggaaaacaaacacacaatagtgcagagcgtataaGTCCCAAAGTAATAAGAAGGAGCTAGAcacaccagtcgacgcgtttcggtctgtacaGTCTAGCTCCTTCTTATTACTTTGGGACttatacgctctgcactattgtgtgtttgttttccacTTTTAGGTTTTTCGGGTCGGTCGGGCCCTTGATGAAAATTTACTTTTACAGCACCATCACCTGGTATTATTTCAGGCGGCTACTATTTCACAGGAgttaacagaaatttatcaggaacacagcaaccttttttattacagtggccactgtttcttcactctttttttcaCGTTAGGATTGGTTGGATTgaacattattatattttttccaaggactgtttttgtttgctattgtttttgtattttgtttttgtttttgctattaacctattttcatttatttttgattGATTTGATTGATTTGTATTGATTGTACATTTTCAAACGTGATTCACTGAATGTCACACCACTTACAAGTGTCACTAATTTTGATTATTAGGTAACACTAATGTATATGTAGGACACACTTGCAAATTTCTTTTCACATTACGGCCACCTAGGTTCATTATATCCAATACTACCTTTAGCAAggttgagaaaaaagaaaaaaaatttttttgctgcaTCACCACTGCACATCATATTCTCAAAGTAGTCTCTGGGTGGTCGTTACCGAGGAACATACAAGGTATTCTACCAGCCCCTAACAAGGCGACCCCCACCTGTAGCAAGGTGATAGAAGATTAAGATCCCATAATAGGGGGATCGGTCTGATAAGGCGCAACCTTTGGTTTTAATTCAATTCtttttaatctattttattttatgtttatcaattgtaacatggatccatgcttgaaatattaaagtgttatttttatatatagttgtTAATCTGTTTTAACTAGCTTTAGACCCGGCCTTATAGGcgctttggattttttatcctttttcTATTATATccattgactactaggagtcaatacccAAAGCTAGGGTCACTTTGGGGTAGGCGCTGAGTGTATCACCTACAGTTACCATTAATTATTAGTAATTGCCATGAAACATTTTTTGTAGCAGCCAAAAAGAACCCAACTCTCTTGTTGCTTAGGTGCGGTGTGGATCCCATCCAAAGGTTGCGGACATTCAGGCTGTAAGCTCAGTATTCTCAGGTCCTCCTTTAGGACTCAAGCGACTTGATGTCCAGCAAATGGTAAATAGCTGTTCCTTATAATAGAGTGAACACTAAGCTCTCAGGTCTATATAATTgtgctgtgatttttatgtttcttGAAATGTAAAGGGGTGTGTGTACAATAACGAGAGCATTGTGTATATCTTGTAAGTTTACAAAACAGCTTGGTTCTTTATCTACTTTACTCAGCTTTGTGGATactaaaccacatttttttctttaatgattcagatagagcatgcacgctcataagctttacattcctgctttttaagtaaagatggcaagagaacgaagaacaattgataataggagtaaattagaagttgcttaaaattgcctgctctatctgaatcatgaaataaaaaatttgggtttagtgtccctttaataatataacgCAGAGTCTATTGTGTAACTTAGGCACATCTTTAATAGTGTTATATAACCGTTATTGTAGTTATATCCTCTGTATATTAGTGAAGTCAGATAACGCATTGTGATTGTCCCCACAGAAATTCTTTAGTCAAATTATGTTCCTCACACCGCAccttccagctttccttctccagcGTCGGCTTGGTAGCCATATCTGTGAGCTGCACAACTTGGACATTGCCCTGCTGAAGCTGGGTGTCAATGAGCTCTCTGAGGAGGAGGTGAAAAGGGTAAGTAAAGTACAAATTGCACTAAACGGACATCTTTTATTTGAGTTAAGTAAATGGGTTTAAGAGACGGCTTATTTGTGCAAAAACACAGCAGTCTctaatgtgtgtacatttgtatttgttgaaaaacttcatttttttatcCCTTTAGAAATCTTTACTAAGGTTACTGTTTTTTTTAGGTAAATTATCGTTTCAACGTGAATAGAATACCCCCATAATAATTAAAGTACAGGTACATTATTACACACTCTGAAACATATGGtgttttgcttcctcctggtggacagAAAGTAAAATCGCACATAAGGATAATTTGTTGCCTGTCACTATCATTTGAAAGAGAGCATGATATAGCAATACACAGCTGTTTGTTGCTATGACAGTGACTACATAATATTAGAGACTCTGTTGTCACCACTCTCCTAGGTCCAACTTTATTAACAGGCTCTTTTGAGGACACATAGATTTGATAGTGCTCATCCAAGGTGATTTGTTGTATTCGTTGCATAAGatagcaaagttaaagggacattctaaattACATTTTCTAATTCACAAAGGGCTAAAAAATAAAGCTTAAGTCTCAATGCAGCCATTAAAATTTTTGATCAGAACATGGCCGATAAACCAGTCTGGAAGATCAATCGCATGCTGTTGAGGAAGCGATCACCAGTAGCATCCTGCTCAGGTGCTGCAGTTAGTCTCATTTACATAGGCAGAATATTGAGCAGTACCATTCAGGGCATGATGTGGGTATATAACATGAGCAGCATATTGAGTACCACCATGCAGGGCATGATTTGAGTATATTGAGTAGTATCATTCAGAGCATGATTTTGGTATATAACTTGCGCAGTATATTGAAGAGTACCATTCAGGGCATGATTTGTGTATATTACATGGGCAGTGTAGCTTCAGGGCATATTTTAGGTGTATTACATGGGCAGCATATTGAGTAGTACCATTCAGGGCATACTTTGGGCGTATTACATGGGCAGTGTATTGAGGAGTACCATTCAGGGTCAGGGCATATTTTGGGTGTATTACACGGGCAATGTATTGAGGAGTACCATTCAGGGCATATTTTGGGCGTATTACATGGGCAGCATATTGAGTAGTACCATTCAGGGCATATTTTGGGCGTATTACATGGGCAGTGTATTGAGGCGTACCATTCAGGGCATATTTTGGGTGTATTACATGGGCAGTGTATTGAGGACTACCATTTCTGGGCATATTTTGGGCATATTACATGGGCAGTGTATTGAGGACTACCATTTCTGGGCATATTTTGGGCATATTACATGGGCAGTGTATTGAGGACTACCATTTCTGGGCATATTACATGGGCAGTGTATTGAGGACTACCATTTCTGGGCATATTTTGGGTATCTCTGTAAGTCCaacataaaaaaaaagacttttctcAGGTTTTATCAtgtaagtaaatgtttttttcttcatttgtcAGGCATGTTACATCAGAGGACTGAATTCTTCTCATCTTAGTATAGACGATTGCAGAAGGTGGTTGCAATGCTGGGTTGAATTATCctgcaaattaaaaggtaaaactaGTAGATTATCATGCTTTTTTATATAAAAGGATATAAGGTTATTTTAAGAGACTTAGCAATCACAATGAAACATTCAGCTCAGATAGCGTACaattatttggaaaaaaacatttacttctgttttcaaatttacttcttactTTTCCATGACAGGATATTCAGGTAGGCACAGACAGGAGTGTGCACGTCCTgatcattatgggctagattagaagtggagcgcattTGGTAGCGTAGGGTGTTTAATCTTTTGTGCAAGTATACACAACAAATAACACACATACTGGGTACTACAAGTTGGTTAAATATTGTAACCAAAGCTTCTTCATGTGGCTGAATCCTTTTTAGCACTACCTATACAAAATacatgaacatatttatatatatatatcaagaacatTCATAGAGTAGAAAGAAGCAGAGAAAATACTTTGcttcaaaaagacagg
Proteins encoded in this region:
- the LETMD1 gene encoding LETM1 domain-containing protein 1 — encoded protein: MALYRTKMCRCILEGGSRRFKPCVILLYQPCHLSTSTKPKNMFSLIASKAKYANEKYEQFLERKFPNFFLLYSTFMKGFRMLLSEAKEVGLIKRKMKYQGLQFHQLPYREMEKLRQFRRDIIKAAPVVIISIPPFANYLVFLLMYLFPRQLLIRHFWTSKQQEEFLDIYHGMRTEVYADILDNLSKAVPRVPEQLLREKMFQLCTQVRCGSHPKVADIQAVSSVFSGPPLGLKRLDVQQMKFFSQIMFLTPHLPAFLLQRRLGSHICELHNLDIALLKLGVNELSEEEVKRACYIRGLNSSHLSIDDCRRWLQCWVELSCKLKVSEASLLLHSMVLLSTNYIQSVKR